Proteins encoded in a region of the Veillonella parvula genome:
- a CDS encoding SLC13 family permease, with amino-acid sequence MGTAEQTLIVLAVMAVLFVTEIIPLAITSLGGAITLGLMGIITPKVVFSGLSDSTVVLFAGMFVVGAALFYTGLAQKIGETVVSHAGTSENGLMLAIMLVTATMSAFLSNTGTTAALLPVVVGICAVAKIPASRQLMPLAFAAGIGGIITMVGTPPNIIVSGTLTKFGIEPFGFFEFAWIGIPLTIATIVFMMLIGKHLLPKHEITDAGDVEQEVAAEDISNDPKKQLFSGLILLGVILAMILGEPLKEHFGINLPLSMVAVIGAMLCVLTGCLNEKQAYTSIDWVTIFLFAGMMPVATALDQSGAGKMIADAVIGVMGSDPSPYFATGVLFILSCVMTQFMSNTASCALLAPIGISIAQGMGADPHAVLMAIGVAASCAFGTPVGTPPNTLVLGPGQYKFTDYVKAGVPLILVCFVVSLIIIPMVWPFFPGK; translated from the coding sequence ATGGGTACTGCAGAACAAACCTTAATCGTCCTTGCAGTCATGGCTGTTTTATTCGTTACGGAAATTATTCCTCTAGCTATTACTTCTTTAGGCGGCGCAATTACATTAGGCCTTATGGGTATTATTACTCCTAAGGTTGTATTCTCTGGTTTATCTGATAGTACAGTTGTGTTGTTTGCAGGCATGTTCGTTGTTGGTGCTGCATTATTCTATACTGGTTTGGCTCAAAAAATTGGGGAAACCGTAGTATCTCATGCAGGGACTAGCGAAAATGGCTTGATGCTTGCGATTATGCTTGTAACAGCTACCATGTCCGCATTTTTATCTAACACTGGTACAACAGCTGCTTTACTTCCTGTAGTTGTTGGTATCTGTGCTGTTGCTAAGATTCCTGCATCTCGTCAATTGATGCCTTTAGCATTCGCTGCAGGTATCGGTGGTATCATTACAATGGTTGGTACACCACCTAATATCATTGTAAGTGGTACATTGACTAAATTTGGTATTGAACCATTTGGTTTCTTTGAGTTTGCTTGGATTGGCATTCCTTTGACTATCGCTACTATCGTATTCATGATGCTCATTGGTAAACATTTATTACCTAAACATGAAATTACTGATGCTGGTGATGTAGAACAAGAAGTAGCTGCTGAAGATATTTCTAACGATCCTAAGAAACAATTGTTCTCCGGACTTATTCTTTTAGGTGTAATCCTTGCCATGATTTTAGGTGAACCATTGAAAGAACACTTTGGTATTAACTTACCGTTGAGCATGGTTGCTGTTATTGGTGCAATGCTTTGCGTATTAACTGGTTGTTTGAATGAAAAACAAGCTTACACATCTATTGACTGGGTAACAATTTTCTTGTTTGCTGGTATGATGCCAGTGGCAACTGCACTTGATCAATCTGGTGCAGGTAAAATGATTGCTGATGCAGTAATTGGTGTTATGGGTTCCGATCCTAGTCCTTACTTTGCAACAGGCGTATTGTTTATTTTGTCTTGTGTTATGACGCAATTTATGTCTAATACTGCATCTTGTGCATTATTGGCTCCTATCGGTATCTCCATTGCTCAAGGTATGGGTGCTGATCCTCATGCTGTATTGATGGCTATCGGCGTTGCCGCATCCTGCGCATTCGGTACACCTGTAGGTACACCTCCAAATACATTAGTACTTGGTCCTGGTCAATACAAATTTACTGACTATGTAAAAGCTGGCGTTCCATTGATTTTAGTTTGCTTCGTAGTAAGCTTAATTATCATTCCAATGGTATGGCCATTCTTCCCTGGTAAATAA
- a CDS encoding SemiSWEET family transporter, with protein MTKERFNMLVGSIGAFIGVFVFLAYIPQIIANLHGQPSQPWQPLFAAVSCLIWVLYGWTKSPKRDYILIVPNLAGVILGTLTFLTSF; from the coding sequence ATGACAAAAGAAAGATTTAACATGTTAGTTGGTTCTATTGGTGCATTTATTGGTGTATTTGTATTTTTAGCCTATATCCCACAAATAATTGCTAATCTTCATGGTCAACCTAGTCAACCATGGCAACCATTATTTGCAGCAGTATCCTGTTTGATCTGGGTATTATATGGTTGGACAAAATCACCTAAACGTGATTATATTTTAATCGTACCAAACCTTGCAGGCGTTATTTTAGGTACACTAACATTCTTAACATCTTTCTAA
- a CDS encoding DUF362 domain-containing protein, with product MRVIADGCIKCGSCASVCPVSCITEGETKYEIGDACIDCGSCESVCPVSVISAE from the coding sequence ATGAGAGTTATTGCTGATGGTTGCATTAAATGTGGTTCTTGCGCATCTGTTTGCCCAGTTTCCTGCATTACTGAAGGCGAAACTAAATACGAAATTGGCGATGCTTGCATCGATTGCGGTTCTTGCGAATCCGTTTGCCCAGTTTCTGTAATTTCCGCTGAGTAA
- the lspA gene encoding signal peptidase II: MFYTVLIIWLLLDQLTKYYVMNHFLLGESLPVIPNVFHLTYIINRGAAFGMLANQRWFFLLVAFVLLAVCAFYWKRLAKGHWTLQIGSALLVAGAIGNGIDRYMIHGVVDFFDFRVWPIFNVADIGICIGVAFVVFYLFSLKEDHE, from the coding sequence TTGTTTTATACAGTACTTATCATTTGGTTATTATTGGACCAATTAACTAAATATTATGTAATGAATCATTTTTTGTTAGGTGAATCTTTACCTGTTATTCCTAATGTATTTCATCTTACCTATATTATTAATCGCGGTGCAGCCTTTGGCATGTTAGCGAATCAACGATGGTTTTTCTTACTAGTAGCTTTTGTTCTATTAGCTGTTTGTGCTTTTTATTGGAAGCGATTAGCTAAGGGCCATTGGACTTTGCAAATCGGATCCGCCTTATTAGTCGCAGGTGCAATTGGTAATGGCATTGACCGATACATGATTCATGGGGTAGTGGACTTTTTTGATTTTCGTGTATGGCCTATTTTTAATGTGGCAGATATTGGTATTTGTATAGGTGTAGCTTTTGTTGTATTTTATTTGTTTTCATTGAAAGAGGACCATGAATAG
- a CDS encoding RluA family pseudouridine synthase produces the protein MNEYIVSAEQEGMRLDVFLTEQMEGSRSYIQSLIKGGHVTVGGKVGKANLRLTPDTIIRVEIPEPESIEVKPEDIPLDYLYEDHDIVIVNKPRGMVVHPAVGNYSGTLVNALLFHCKDLSGINGEIRPGIVHRLDKDTSGVMMVAKNDAAHIGLAEQVKTHSARRTYWALVQGNIVEEKGTIKAPIGRHPKDRMKMAVVFENSKDAVTHFKVLERYGHQTLVECNLETGRTHQIRVHFAHIGHPVVNDPFYGYRRMDFPIEGQALHSKSLDVKHPITGEEMHFEAPIPADFKACLEFAKTYREDKRK, from the coding sequence ATGAATGAATATATTGTAAGTGCTGAGCAAGAAGGCATGAGACTAGATGTATTTTTAACTGAACAGATGGAAGGATCTCGTAGCTATATTCAAAGTTTAATTAAAGGTGGTCATGTTACAGTAGGTGGTAAAGTAGGGAAGGCTAATCTTCGGCTTACACCTGATACTATAATTCGTGTAGAGATCCCAGAGCCTGAATCGATTGAGGTTAAACCCGAGGATATTCCTTTAGATTATTTATATGAAGATCACGATATTGTTATTGTTAATAAACCTCGTGGCATGGTGGTGCATCCTGCAGTAGGAAATTATTCTGGTACACTTGTAAATGCTCTATTATTCCATTGTAAGGACCTATCAGGTATTAATGGTGAAATTAGACCGGGTATTGTGCATCGCTTAGATAAAGATACGTCTGGTGTTATGATGGTTGCAAAAAATGATGCAGCGCACATTGGTCTAGCAGAACAAGTAAAGACACATTCTGCAAGACGTACGTACTGGGCGCTAGTACAGGGTAATATTGTAGAAGAAAAGGGGACTATTAAGGCGCCTATTGGGCGCCATCCAAAAGACCGTATGAAAATGGCTGTTGTCTTTGAAAACAGTAAAGATGCAGTAACACATTTTAAAGTATTGGAGCGTTATGGTCATCAAACCTTGGTAGAGTGTAATTTAGAAACAGGTCGAACCCATCAAATTCGTGTTCACTTTGCTCATATTGGACATCCTGTTGTTAATGACCCGTTTTATGGATATAGACGTATGGATTTTCCTATAGAAGGGCAAGCATTACATTCTAAATCGTTAGATGTTAAACATCCTATTACAGGTGAAGAAATGCACTTTGAAGCACCGATACCAGCTGATTTTAAGGCGTGCTTAGAATTTGCTAAGACTTATCGTGAAGATAAACGAAAATAG
- the pyrR gene encoding bifunctional pyr operon transcriptional regulator/uracil phosphoribosyltransferase PyrR → MEKKRLLMDQDAIMRAIRRISHEILERNKGLSNALIVGIERRGVILAKRLQAEIERIEGIHIDCESLNVAVYRDDRDARPKEGEPCTIDTTEKTIILVDDVLYTGRTIRAALNALMTAGRPRSIQLAVLVDRGHRELPIRADYVGKNIPTSHLESVRVAVADLDGEEGVTIQE, encoded by the coding sequence ATGGAGAAGAAACGCTTACTAATGGATCAAGACGCTATAATGCGTGCGATTCGTCGTATTAGTCATGAAATTTTAGAACGCAATAAAGGTTTATCTAATGCGTTAATTGTAGGCATTGAACGGCGTGGTGTCATTTTGGCAAAACGTTTACAAGCGGAAATCGAGCGTATAGAAGGTATTCATATTGATTGTGAGTCTTTGAATGTTGCAGTGTATCGTGATGATCGTGATGCTCGTCCTAAAGAGGGGGAACCGTGTACGATTGATACAACGGAAAAGACAATTATTCTTGTAGATGATGTTTTGTATACGGGCCGTACCATTCGTGCTGCTTTAAATGCATTAATGACGGCTGGTAGACCAAGATCTATTCAATTGGCCGTTCTCGTCGATCGTGGTCATCGTGAATTGCCTATACGAGCGGACTATGTAGGTAAAAATATTCCTACATCACATCTTGAAAGTGTACGCGTTGCCGTCGCTGATCTGGATGGTGAAGAAGGGGTTACAATACAGGAATAA
- a CDS encoding nucleotidyltransferase family protein: MKTIGIICEYNPFHNGHAHQLHTLAQEHPEALRICIMSGSFVQRGEPAIFSKFDRARWAILGGADIVIELPTLYSLGSAQLFGTGSIRMVKALHIDALSFGSETADLDTLVDIAKRMDCESTQAVLRTYINEGMSYGSAFRKALNTEMLNTPNALLGLEYIRAGLTYYPSLKYIPILRTSDHHDANITKDFPSGTALRKLITNMATGSNNCNKNSIYTSTDIDTTTSASTNTNTNTNTNTNSNSTATTLTKLNTLNSKIELQLQSIIPKTIADDMTNIISNGAYVNYNRYYDMVHTLSRRTSTKELESFGEFSEGIEHLWSKAAQQPTWDLVMKQIKSKRYTYARLQRMGAYLTLGIQKDLLQSAIQEAPQYARLLAFNDRGRQWLRNDFEIPLIQKWAKAPNELNTLGQTMHQIDTLATDIQALCLHNEVKRMGHMDYTYTPQYIK; encoded by the coding sequence ATGAAAACAATCGGTATCATCTGTGAATATAATCCATTTCACAATGGACATGCGCATCAATTACATACCTTAGCACAAGAGCATCCTGAGGCGCTGCGCATTTGTATCATGAGTGGTTCCTTTGTACAACGAGGAGAACCTGCTATTTTTTCTAAATTTGACCGTGCTCGTTGGGCTATTCTCGGTGGTGCAGACATCGTTATCGAGCTACCTACACTCTATTCTTTGGGTAGTGCACAACTCTTTGGAACAGGTTCTATTCGTATGGTAAAAGCTTTGCATATCGATGCACTCTCCTTTGGTTCTGAAACGGCTGATCTAGATACACTCGTAGATATAGCTAAACGTATGGATTGTGAAAGTACTCAAGCAGTATTACGGACCTATATTAACGAAGGCATGTCCTATGGCTCTGCCTTTCGTAAAGCCCTTAATACAGAGATGCTCAACACCCCTAATGCACTGTTAGGACTTGAATATATTCGGGCAGGACTTACCTATTATCCTTCCTTAAAATATATACCAATCTTACGCACATCAGATCATCACGACGCGAATATTACAAAAGATTTTCCTTCTGGTACAGCATTGCGTAAACTTATAACAAATATGGCTACAGGTAGTAACAATTGTAATAAAAATAGTATCTACACTTCTACAGATATAGATACAACGACCAGTGCAAGTACAAATACAAATACAAATACAAATACAAATACAAATTCAAATTCAACTGCAACTACATTAACAAAATTAAATACACTAAATAGTAAAATAGAGTTACAACTTCAGTCAATCATTCCTAAGACTATTGCAGACGATATGACTAATATAATTTCTAATGGTGCTTATGTAAACTATAACCGCTACTATGATATGGTCCATACTTTAAGTCGTCGTACTTCAACTAAGGAGCTAGAAAGCTTTGGAGAGTTCAGTGAAGGCATTGAACACTTATGGTCCAAAGCGGCCCAACAACCTACGTGGGACCTGGTTATGAAGCAAATAAAATCAAAGCGCTATACCTATGCCCGTTTACAACGAATGGGAGCCTATCTCACCTTAGGAATACAAAAAGATTTACTACAAAGTGCTATACAGGAAGCGCCACAATATGCTCGCTTGCTAGCCTTCAACGATAGAGGTCGTCAATGGCTTCGAAATGATTTTGAAATACCACTTATTCAAAAATGGGCCAAAGCACCTAATGAATTAAATACGTTGGGACAAACGATGCATCAAATCGATACATTAGCTACAGATATACAGGCCTTATGCTTACATAATGAAGTTAAACGAATGGGTCATATGGACTACACCTATACGCCACAATACATAAAATAA
- a CDS encoding acetate/propionate family kinase: MNVLVVNCGSSSLKYQLLDMTTETELAKGLFEKIGDQDAIFTHKRPNADKLERVEPILNHKEALRILLDILVDAEFGVISSMDEIDAVGHRVVHGGEKFADSVLITPAVMEALEECASLAPLHNPPNIQGIEACEAIMPNVPQVAVFDTAFHQTMPKEAYMYALPYSYYEDYGIRRYGFHGTSHKYVAQRCAELMGKHMTDLRIITCHLGNGSSVAAIKGGRSIDTTMGFTPLSGLIMGTRTGDIDPAIVPFLMEKTGMTYEEIDRVMNKESGVLGISGVSNDFRVIEEAAANGNKRAQLALNMFHYKVRRVIGAFAAVMGGVDAIIFTAGIGENGIGNRDAICNGLEYLGTRIDSERNNVRGKEQEISAEGSKVKIFVIPTNEEIMIARDTQRITAALKK; this comes from the coding sequence ATGAACGTATTAGTAGTTAACTGCGGTAGTTCTTCCTTGAAGTATCAATTACTTGATATGACAACTGAAACAGAATTGGCAAAAGGTCTTTTTGAAAAGATTGGTGATCAAGATGCTATCTTCACTCACAAACGTCCTAATGCAGATAAATTAGAACGCGTTGAACCAATTTTGAACCATAAAGAAGCGCTTCGCATTTTGCTAGATATTTTAGTTGATGCTGAATTTGGTGTTATTTCCTCTATGGATGAAATCGATGCTGTAGGCCACCGTGTAGTACACGGCGGTGAAAAATTTGCTGATTCCGTATTGATTACTCCAGCAGTTATGGAAGCATTGGAAGAATGTGCTTCTCTTGCACCATTGCATAACCCACCAAACATTCAAGGTATTGAAGCTTGTGAAGCTATTATGCCTAATGTACCTCAAGTTGCTGTATTTGATACTGCATTCCATCAAACTATGCCAAAAGAAGCATATATGTATGCGCTTCCTTACTCTTATTATGAAGATTATGGTATTCGTCGTTACGGCTTCCATGGTACATCCCATAAATATGTAGCGCAACGTTGTGCAGAATTAATGGGTAAACATATGACTGATCTTCGTATCATCACATGCCACTTGGGTAATGGTTCCTCCGTGGCTGCGATTAAAGGCGGCCGCTCCATCGATACTACAATGGGCTTCACTCCATTGTCCGGTTTGATCATGGGTACGCGTACAGGTGATATTGACCCTGCTATCGTTCCATTCTTGATGGAAAAAACAGGTATGACCTATGAAGAAATCGATAGAGTTATGAATAAAGAATCCGGTGTATTAGGGATTTCTGGTGTATCCAATGACTTCCGTGTGATTGAAGAAGCTGCTGCTAACGGCAATAAACGCGCACAATTGGCATTGAATATGTTCCATTACAAAGTTCGCCGCGTAATCGGTGCCTTTGCTGCTGTTATGGGCGGTGTAGATGCTATCATCTTTACTGCTGGTATTGGTGAAAACGGTATTGGTAACCGTGATGCAATCTGTAACGGTTTGGAATACTTAGGTACTCGTATTGATTCTGAACGCAATAATGTTCGTGGTAAAGAACAAGAAATCAGTGCTGAAGGCTCTAAAGTTAAAATCTTCGTAATTCCTACAAATGAAGAAATCATGATTGCTCGTGATACTCAACGTATTACTGCAGCATTGAAAAAATAA
- a CDS encoding Maf family protein, whose protein sequence is MAGLYLASQSPRRTELLTQVGIDHTVVSSTYEESNEGYDNPIEMVKAQALGKARCAVGVPDRSIVLGADTIVVLDNKVLGKPHDESDARHMLEHLSGRAHSVITGVALLIKGEEIVFHNETKVYFKQLAPFEIESYIASGEPMDKAGAYGIQGKGALWVDKIEGSYTNVVGLPVEHVYEELCKALGAK, encoded by the coding sequence ATGGCTGGATTATATTTGGCGAGTCAATCACCACGTAGAACTGAATTATTAACACAGGTTGGGATTGATCATACTGTTGTATCCAGTACTTATGAGGAATCTAATGAGGGTTACGACAACCCTATTGAAATGGTGAAAGCCCAAGCATTAGGTAAGGCTCGTTGTGCTGTAGGTGTTCCTGATAGAAGTATTGTGTTAGGCGCAGATACTATTGTTGTCCTTGATAATAAAGTATTAGGAAAGCCACATGATGAATCCGATGCACGCCATATGTTGGAGCATTTATCGGGTAGAGCACATTCTGTAATCACTGGAGTCGCGTTACTCATCAAAGGGGAGGAGATAGTTTTTCACAATGAAACAAAAGTATATTTTAAACAATTAGCACCCTTTGAAATTGAGTCTTATATTGCTAGTGGGGAACCGATGGATAAGGCTGGAGCTTATGGCATCCAAGGAAAAGGTGCATTATGGGTAGATAAAATAGAGGGCTCTTATACTAATGTGGTAGGGTTACCAGTTGAACATGTATACGAGGAACTGTGCAAGGCGTTAGGGGCAAAATAG
- the radC gene encoding RadC family protein, whose protein sequence is MEVPTVSVKDMLPFQRPREKFLALGPSHMAMEELLAILLRTGVKGQSAISLASDIVQSFDDGVYGLNRMTVDNLIKIKGIGRDKAVTLCAALEMGRRLGELKIKETYEDFSQPFVIAQYVMERLRHEDVEHVWAAMLTSRNKLIQLEHISNGGLVSSLVEQRAVFKKAIACNAAAIILIHNHPSGDSRPSDEDIRLTRMFVSAGQFMGIPVLDHIVIGDNEFTSLSEIGKLS, encoded by the coding sequence ATGGAAGTACCAACAGTAAGTGTAAAAGATATGCTACCATTCCAGCGCCCTCGAGAGAAATTTCTCGCCTTAGGCCCTTCACATATGGCAATGGAGGAGTTGTTGGCTATTTTATTGCGTACAGGGGTAAAGGGGCAATCTGCGATTTCTTTGGCAAGTGATATCGTACAATCCTTTGATGATGGCGTATATGGTCTTAACCGAATGACCGTAGATAATCTAATCAAAATCAAGGGTATTGGTAGAGATAAAGCAGTGACGCTATGCGCAGCACTTGAAATGGGTAGGCGTCTAGGGGAGCTTAAGATTAAAGAGACTTATGAAGATTTTTCGCAACCTTTTGTAATAGCTCAATATGTGATGGAACGACTGCGGCACGAAGATGTGGAACATGTGTGGGCTGCCATGCTAACATCTCGAAATAAGCTTATTCAGTTGGAGCATATCTCTAATGGTGGATTGGTATCAAGCCTTGTAGAGCAAAGAGCAGTATTTAAAAAAGCTATAGCATGCAATGCGGCGGCTATTATTCTAATCCATAACCACCCGTCAGGTGATAGTAGACCAAGTGATGAAGATATACGTCTAACGAGAATGTTTGTTAGTGCTGGTCAATTTATGGGGATTCCTGTACTTGATCATATTGTTATAGGGGATAATGAATTTACGAGCCTCAGCGAAATTGGTAAATTGAGCTGA
- a CDS encoding rod shape-determining protein: MSSILPTLGKDVSIDIGSIQTRLMGGTRGTVISEPSIIATDTKQEKVVAVGDEAARLVLRMPDMWRPLTPLKDGFIVDYRVMHTMLSYFLNKVSNALRRARVVVGVPCGMTDVEQRAMMDAVIQAGAREVFLIERPVAAAIGCGVPIFEAQGSMVIDIGGGTIDMGIVSLGGIVDSKTIRFGGSDINNALLRYVRECFGVIVSDETILDIKHTLGTAIAPLEDAEYAFQGRDMMNGLGRRCVIHQSEVYQVVNECLIGLLDEVKQMIRATAPEIVADIMQHGIWLAGGTARLSGLADRIGTEVGVPVHVPEAPETKVVVGLNGASSDLVSLSRFIVNSKNRKGRD; the protein is encoded by the coding sequence ATGAGTTCCATTTTACCTACTCTAGGAAAAGATGTAAGTATAGATATTGGTTCCATACAAACGCGCCTCATGGGGGGGACGCGAGGGACTGTTATAAGCGAACCATCGATTATAGCAACTGATACAAAACAAGAAAAAGTAGTAGCCGTTGGTGATGAAGCGGCGCGCCTCGTATTGCGCATGCCCGATATGTGGCGTCCGTTAACGCCTTTAAAGGATGGATTTATCGTTGACTATCGTGTTATGCATACTATGCTTAGCTACTTTCTTAATAAGGTGTCTAATGCGTTGCGTCGAGCCCGCGTTGTCGTAGGGGTTCCTTGTGGCATGACCGATGTTGAGCAACGAGCTATGATGGATGCTGTTATTCAAGCTGGTGCTCGAGAGGTATTCCTCATTGAACGACCTGTGGCGGCTGCTATTGGTTGTGGTGTGCCTATCTTTGAAGCGCAAGGATCTATGGTTATTGACATCGGTGGTGGCACTATTGATATGGGGATTGTTTCTTTAGGTGGTATCGTAGATAGCAAAACAATTCGTTTTGGTGGTTCTGATATTAATAATGCCTTATTGCGCTATGTGCGTGAGTGTTTTGGCGTTATCGTATCTGATGAGACCATATTAGATATTAAGCATACATTAGGTACAGCTATCGCTCCTTTAGAGGATGCAGAGTATGCCTTTCAGGGGCGCGATATGATGAACGGCTTAGGTAGACGTTGTGTGATTCATCAATCTGAAGTGTACCAAGTTGTAAATGAATGTTTGATAGGACTCTTGGATGAGGTTAAGCAAATGATTCGTGCTACGGCACCAGAAATCGTGGCTGATATTATGCAACATGGCATATGGCTTGCTGGCGGTACAGCAAGACTATCTGGCTTAGCGGACCGGATTGGTACTGAAGTAGGTGTACCTGTTCACGTTCCTGAAGCACCTGAAACAAAAGTTGTGGTAGGCCTTAATGGGGCCTCATCTGATTTGGTGAGCTTATCGCGTTTTATTGTAAATTCTAAGAATAGAAAGGGCCGAGACTAG
- the mreC gene encoding rod shape-determining protein MreC, whose translation MIQSDKKLIIIVVIGCILMALLGFAWKQRTSIPFVTVTLEGITTPFSYGAARLLEGVQTSFTVLNNAIFSTIEREEEASRKATLEQKVVNYDEVVAENIRLRQLLNYKSSHPEFSMTLAGIITKDYGTWTNTFTIDKGSEEGMAVNMAVVVPSGVVGFITDVYPHSARVQTILDPRSAIGILVQRPESRLSGVVKGNGNTPRTPSMVNIARDGDVLVGDKLITSGYGGIYPKGLPVGNVQSIENDSEGFVKNAVVTPSVDFHRLEEVFVLTSSSLSAPQKPELEPKLVPQTQRDQVEGAKGAVKQ comes from the coding sequence ATGATACAGTCAGATAAAAAGTTAATTATCATCGTTGTCATTGGTTGTATCCTAATGGCATTGCTCGGCTTTGCGTGGAAGCAACGGACTAGTATTCCCTTTGTTACGGTTACCCTTGAAGGAATTACAACGCCTTTCTCTTATGGGGCAGCTCGTTTATTAGAGGGCGTCCAAACTAGCTTTACAGTACTTAATAATGCTATTTTCTCTACTATCGAACGCGAAGAGGAAGCATCTCGTAAAGCTACATTGGAACAAAAGGTAGTTAACTACGATGAAGTAGTGGCAGAGAATATTCGCCTTCGTCAGCTTTTAAACTATAAGAGTAGCCATCCAGAATTCTCCATGACCTTAGCAGGTATCATTACAAAGGATTACGGTACTTGGACAAATACTTTCACCATTGATAAAGGGAGTGAAGAAGGTATGGCAGTTAATATGGCTGTTGTTGTACCTAGTGGTGTCGTTGGTTTTATTACAGATGTATATCCGCATTCTGCTCGCGTTCAAACCATTCTTGATCCGCGTAGCGCAATAGGTATCCTTGTACAACGACCTGAATCTCGTTTGTCTGGCGTTGTAAAAGGTAATGGCAATACACCTCGTACACCATCTATGGTAAATATTGCTCGTGATGGTGATGTATTGGTAGGTGATAAGTTGATTACCTCTGGATATGGAGGCATTTATCCGAAAGGTCTACCTGTTGGCAACGTGCAATCTATCGAAAATGATTCGGAAGGATTTGTTAAAAATGCGGTAGTCACACCGAGTGTAGATTTTCATCGTTTAGAAGAAGTTTTTGTGCTTACCTCGTCTTCTCTAAGTGCACCACAAAAACCAGAACTTGAACCTAAACTTGTGCCTCAAACACAACGAGATCAAGTAGAGGGTGCAAAGGGGGCCGTTAAACAATGA
- the mreD gene encoding rod shape-determining protein MreD — protein MMRLALALSGFLIYFIQAQLLPTIFHTNWLPNLILTIIVMITLFKGRRMGLISAVVGGIVHDVLISNFFGLHLFPYVIVVYLLSAVKHRIYEERWYWSSGIVATCTLLDGVIRSFMILASGGDLHFGLYLWHMVLPVMFWNGLLGAIVHGLLWRKDDEQQGYIW, from the coding sequence ATGATGCGTCTAGCTTTAGCTCTCTCTGGATTTTTAATATATTTTATACAAGCGCAATTATTGCCTACTATTTTCCATACAAATTGGTTACCAAACTTAATTTTGACGATAATTGTTATGATTACTTTATTTAAAGGTCGTCGTATGGGGCTGATATCCGCTGTTGTTGGGGGTATCGTACATGATGTATTGATATCTAACTTTTTTGGGCTCCATCTATTCCCTTACGTAATTGTGGTATACCTACTATCTGCCGTAAAGCATCGTATCTATGAAGAACGCTGGTATTGGTCTAGCGGTATAGTAGCTACTTGTACGCTACTAGATGGCGTTATTCGTAGCTTTATGATATTAGCTAGTGGTGGCGATTTGCACTTTGGACTATACTTGTGGCATATGGTATTACCCGTGATGTTCTGGAATGGCTTGTTAGGCGCTATTGTGCATGGTTTGTTATGGCGTAAAGATGATGAACAACAAGGTTATATTTGGTAA